TACATTTCAAACTGGACATCATTATTTTGTGCATCTATCATCACATTTCCTACATTcggttaccatgaagatcagaCAAACAGGTCATTACAttaaaaggtgccctgccacacgtatttcattactttgtgttaatgtctgaagttctaccatggactctgtaacatttttttgtggaaaaaaatgccttggttaccttgtttcaagccattctagcgtggtatagaaagcctgcaggaagactcagctcaatttgtgccagttctcattaatattcaacgagctaagctgcttgactctgattggctaacagctagccaatgagagcctggctatcagcatcctttacccagcgcaactgggcgagctcatgaatagtaatgagctcaggcaacaccacgtcagactgaccagcttttgtaattggcctgatttctccacttatttcttttcagtggctagggctgacagaggaggtagcagttcattttcacattcacgacataacacagacacatatggacctaacatttaaaaaaattcaaGTAAACATGGTTTTGTgcggcagggcacctttaacaatattaagggccctattttaacgatctgaaacgcaagtaacgccaaacgcaagtagctttgtgggcggatctcagGCGCTGTTGCcattataccggcgggataaatgactcttgcgcccgacgcaaatctaaaatgggttggtctgaagtagctacattactcataggtgtggtttgggcgtaacatgcaataaaccaatcagagagttatctcacattcccttaaaaagcaggcgcgcttgttccatggcggattgctattataatggaggatttgctaggcgcacgctcttaatacgtccatgggcgcacgccaggagcggttcacagccgaggagaccgacgtttgctattgatttttctttttgacaaaatgtaaataaagaaatgtcacaaaaacatactttccgatgttttgggctcactctcactgaatcacgaggttatgaatgcatggtgatatttttgcaatgtagtctaacattagaccgagatttcctcactatagacgatgcagctcttctgtctctcctctcccgtcacatcacatctccttaaatcctcatttatgtcatcaacacatccatgattcatggaaatgttgtgtaaaacaaggtcatatttttccttgtatttatgtatggtttgcaaaaatgggaactgctgggttcgtgagatgagagaagcaaagtgtatgcgcggtgtgcacactctacattacggccaagcatgcacccttaaaatagcatctgaataacgcgccactgactttagactaggtttttcctggtctgtggcggaactgttttctgaaactgcaaaatagcactagggaacgtttgcgccggaacacgcctcctcttttcgCTGAACCGCCCTCGGGAGCTCaaattcattccctaatttaccgacgtgagtctgtgcagggaaaagtccgctgtgcgtcgggtgcaaaataggaatgatacatgtgtcggtgtacaaagtcaattgcgctgggtgcaagatagggcccttaaaCTGTTGTGTGCTCGAGTATATTTACTAAAACATTTGACTGCATgagtacaaaaataaaataaaatggcttTCACGCTAACCATGCATATCAGTCCATACACAATTTGTATAAGTGTACGTCTGCATCGTACCATTTCCTGTGTCTTTGTTATGTAGGCGATAGCTGCTTCTGCTCTCTTGGTTACCGTGTTAATCCGAGcctgaggaagagaggaagataTTCTGTAAGGATTCATTTGATTTAAGGAATTCCTTATCCACAATAGGTTATTGGTTGCTTTGGTTCTTTTGTTTTAAGGAGCTAAGAAATGGCAGattgacaaaaacatgaataaaaaaggtGAATGTTACGATGGTAAGCATCTGTGTACAATTCAAGTGGATTTTTATCTAATGGGTAAAAAACTGATGAAGAACAATGAACAACAGATGAAGCTAGACAGCAGAAGAATGGATGCTTAAAAGATTTACCAGCGGCTGTCAAATTTAGAAAGGGCCATAAGGGAAAAAAAGGCAAGAGACTGCTTGATGAAATTAGGGAATGCAGAAAGTAtgtaagaaaagacaaaaaaggagAAGGAACAAAGAAAGGCGGTAAATATGTCAAATGTGCACAAACAAGAAGacatttgtactttttaaagtaTTGGACGCCCACTACTAACTGACAATCATCAAGTCTCGTAGAGGTGTTCATTTGTGGTTGAAACCTTGTCAATTCCATGCAGAATTAGTTGAAATGTGAACCAATGCTTCCACCAACCTCCAGTTTTTGGATGCTGCTTTCATAGTCGACTGGAGGATCCAGCTGTTCTATTAAACCCTGCAGCTTGGTTTCATTCTTTTTCACTGCAGCGTAAACCTCCTGCTCGACCAGTGTCTGCACctgcgcgcacgcacacacacacacacacacgtcaaatTTACAGTAAGACTTTAAggccattatgaatgaaatttaagaccttctTCTCAACATCAACTAAGtcctaaattattttttttttcaagccaagaATCACTAAACTTGCCCTTCCCCATACCCGAAGAATGAAAtttgttttatgtctgtggtacaatctgaaagagactcgcaccaataacacgaaagctgattggctgcaatataagttgcatgttggtctcaatTGTAGCCATAATACAGCAAAATTATTTGGACTATCGAAAGacagaactacaacaccatggaataataatgaaaaagagcattagaggtagcgttgcatggacgtaggaaaattaagatcggtttaaagtaatttaaaacATAGAACACAATTCGTCAGCgaatgtaagactttttaaggccttgATTTTGAAATTGTAGCTATTTTAAGACCCCGCTGAAACCTTATTGATTTTAAGAATGTCTTTGATCCATTTTTGCTAATGAACTCTTCAAACATATATGCAGGCATATTGAAGAGCTGcatttggtaactgcagatTATAGATacttatatatacacagtatgcaTTTGCAAAAGTAAccatgcaaagaaaaaaaaaaaaaaggtacacatTTAATAGTTGCACAATATTTGTCTCTTACTTTAGATTGGGAGAGTTTAATCTTTTTATCACTGGCTCCAGAGGACGCTGGCCTTGACGGCAACCTCTTCATTCTGCATGGAAATACATCACATTGAGCAAAACAAGCATGATACATCTCTTTGCATTAGAACACTTCTTCTGTCATATCTGGCAACATAAAAGATGTTACACCTAAAGCAGCTGTTCGTCTTCTTGCTCTGGGGTCATCTCTAAAACAAGCCATAAAGATCCACATCTCCCCTCATGTCAAAGTAGTGATATGGAACGGACAGAATCACTGAAGTCCTCTCAAAGATCGTTTTTACTTCCAAGTATAGAGTCAGTTTACAGCACTCACAGCATAGTACAGAAAGTGACTGAAGATTGTTCACAACAGTGTCTTTTTAAAAGGAGTTGGGAGTCAAGTTATTTATTCACTTCATGCAGTCAGGAGCTTTTCTTCTTATCTCTGGTCAGGCCCGGCCTCTCCTCCACATTCTGGCTAAACACACTCTGCCCTCAAGGATACATTCTGTGCTTTTTGCAAGTTCACTCAGCTTTCATGATCAACACatgaaaaacagaaatactaaaacagcagtttggaTACAAATGGTTTAACAAAGACATCCAGAACAGCGCTGTCAGGATCATGATGAGGGTGCGCAAGCATGATCACATCACCCCCATCCTGAAATCgcttcactggctccctgtcCCACTCAGAATTGctctgtagcactttgagattgctGTAATGTAATttgcaatacaaataaaatgtattattattacaaacaaaCTGAAGCAAAACCATTCCAAGCATAATTTTTCTAACAGATACAAATAGGTGTGACTGAGATGGAACATCTGAAACCCTATGCctatttctgtgtatgtacagtacttTGAGAGCAACCAAAAGCTGGAGTCAAATTCCCTGTATGTGTTCACACTTACTTAGCATTAAAGCTCATTCTGACAACGTTCATAACAACACCTAATGTGTAGAAGTAAAATACCCTCCCGCTCCACATTACAAGTGTTGTGCATTAGGATCACAGTCACATTAAAGCTGTTCCAAACAGAACCAGCGCACTGGATGCATCACATTAAATTTTTAACTCCACCGAGGTGGTTATGTTTTTCGGCtcaatgtgtctgtctgtctattaacctttgtgttgtcttcccgttgacaCTTTTGtggtccctttttttttttttttttttttttttttaatattacgCTTTTTCCGACGCTTTCTCGCAtgcttttgacattttcttttgatgtttttgaagtttttgtcgTTGTTTATGTTGGGGTTTTTTTCCGGCAGTTATTCctacccatatttctgatataaaataactttaaaaacgggtcaaatttgacccgaggacaacatggaGGTTAAGAAAAAACTTCTGGCCAAAAAAGAACCCATACTATactaattatttttcacttttttttttttttttttttagatttctttatttaaaaagggACAACGTAAATTAATCAACATGAGCAAAGAGTCCAGATTCAGCCATgcaggctaattttcatctgcagtcccaaTGGTTAACATTGGGAGTTtgggcatttgtgctgcattcatgtggtgtcgatCAACAACTGTTAATGTCTCCTGATTTAATTAAAACAACGCCAAAGCACTTTTCttcttcagtccccctacaggttggaagcggaattgtgtccattatgtctcattcgaactacagatccgctacccaatctggcaaacttgcatagcgCTATAATAGCCGACAGAGGGCCGCAaagccaatgcagaagtgccgttcaccctgttacgagttgatgaaccactgaaacgattttgggaacattattttaaaaaggtaaaaaaacaaatcgttggtgttgctttaagtatGTCTGCCTTTGCTTTAGTTTAGtgttaaaacaaagcatttgCTTGATCACTGTGAGTGAGACCTTTTGTTTCGAGCCTAGGTTGGCTCCAACAGAAACTCACACCTTTACTAATCAAAGcacttttatttattctgtTGTTTCCTGTGACATCGTATAACACCCTGGCCAGAAACTCAttctggtcagagagaatccgACAGCTACTTGTGAGTTTCTTTTATCCACTGCGACGTGAATAAAACTCATCTGAACCTGCCACTGAATTGTAACTGCGAGAACTTTTTCTtccacaacacatacacacacacacacactaaaacttGTGTGCTGCATCATGTGATCTGGGGTACCTACAACGTGATTTATTACTTGTTACATAGGTAAGAATAGTTGTTGGGCTAGGATTCAATAGCAGCTTCACACAGATGAGTGACGGAGGACCTTATATGGTAATCTCTTCATCCTGTAtgtccagcatgagtttaaagaCTAGGTCGGCATTACTGGGAACGCCCACTAAAAGGTCATATCCGTTTATGCCGTGGGGGAAAACAAACCATTTGAATGAATGAGCGTAGACCTTGGTAGCGGTTCATCTTCAATCTTTGACATATTTACGGTTGTTTTATTTGCTTGGTGCAATGCCGAAAAGTTGCTGTGTGGCTTTCTGCGCCTTTAATAAGTTAAGAAATCCTGGTCTTAAGTTTTATAGGCCTATACTGCCAAATAGACTGACGGAGCCGATGTTAATGCTACTAACGTCGCTGTAACAGTTACAAGGAATTTATTCATTTGACATGCTTAGACATAAATGTCTTTAATATAGCTTTAATGAACGCGGGATAACAATAGACTATAGAGTTTGATGACCCTGGGATAACGTCACTGATAATACAGTCAGATTGAATAAGATAAGCTAACAGTTAACATCAGCTGTCTTACCTGGAGACTCAAtcaggtagctaacgttaacaaaaAATGTCGGGAAACGACATCTCTGGCCGTTCCGCTGGGGCCGTTTGTCAAGTCACATATAATGTACACACAATCTGACCCAATACGGCTCAgctgttttaaatgtatatgCTCTGTCAAGCGGTAAAAGTGCTTTTGAGAAGTCCATACTGGGTTAACGCTATGTTATCCAGTCAGGGGGAAATGGATTGTTTTCCCCCACAGTGACTCCACCACAGGCCACGCCCCCAGCTATGACGAGTCATCGGCCAAGTGTAtatacaccttcaggaagacaggaacttcagagttGGGATGGCACTTTGTGAAACTAAATTGTGGGTGAACTGTACCGCTTGATCCTAATTCTCCTGGATCTAGATTTCATCAAATGCTTCTGTGTACGTCAACAATGTCTCCCGAATCgagctgctcctgagtttttccatAACATTACAGCACGTTTTTtataaaacacaacacatgaCAAATATACCTTGAAACGTCATATAAATACACTTTGTGCAACCTGCTGTAAAGAGAAATGGCAAAATGTGATGCAATAACAAGCCAGCGCAGTATAGCATGCAAGAGAAAACAGCAAGCAATCTGTCAGAAAACACCACAAAGTGCACAAGCAGGAGTCATTTTGCAAAAAGCATCGCAGAACGCATTTCATAAGTGAAAAATGTGCACGAGCAACAAACGTTAGAAGCAGTAAAAAAGACcaacaaacataaaacaatgATTAATAATAAATGCATATTACTTATGGCTTTATTAAGACAGATAGCCAATAGGTCTATTTTTAGATTGTATAATAATGCAAGGGCGAAGGCTGCACGATTCCGGTTAAttaaatgataatcacgattatttatcACTATTATTGATAGACTTGATTTTTAGGGACACAACCATTTGTATTGCACtttcacattttaaacaaacaagagtTTTGCTTTAACTTCGATGTTGTGCTACTTTCATGCTTATATACAAATCTTTTCATCAAAATAGGATTGAAGGTTCTTCTTCACCTGAATTGAGTGCATGTCCTAGGGGACGCGTTGTGTGTTTGAGTCAACGCTCTACGCCTTCTGCtctagacatttttttttttcgtttcgCCCGTCTGCTCTCttgtaaaatactttttttactcTGAACTGCCACATCAATCAGCAAGGTTTTTCACAGGCCTCCGCTGCAGGGTACGCGCGACAGGCGGCATGCGCATTACAGCTccccaaaagtgaagccaaaacatctcgaTCGGCCCCTCGTGGCtggctataataataataataataataataataataataactactCAACTGTCATGTCTGAGAtgttgtctgtatgtttatctgTCTTGTATGTCTGGTGAGCCAAAGAAAAATTTCCACCCTGGTGGACAATAAAGATTTATTCTATTCTAActttattcaggacacaaaTGGAAGGTCCATAGTACATTACAAATGACAATATTTACAAACATCTAgcaataaatatacagtacaattcatacgctacgctctgcagtgccctgttacaccatgaactactacaactcctatttctagtcatagttctaatatctttattgtgactattattgccactgttcatcacacccccaaccggcaccgtcagacaccgcctaccaagagcctgggtctgtctgaggtttctccctaaaaagaagttttcctcacccttaggtgctttccgaccggatagtacttgtacttgtactttttagaggaaaagtacacttctaagaactactctcccccaaaatctttttttccgtttgcattcccactggccaagtggccatagggactggtaggaggggtaagggagtgacgcaagcacggcaacggtctttatagcgtcgttactagaccttagcgccacatacaacaacaacaaatgatgctaatacttttcctatgcacttttcctatattaaatgcacgtccattctcgtagtaattcacgtaatgttttgctcaacacagacggggctttattataatcggaacagaccccgcctctgcctactgcgctgtggacgtgtgtgtgtgagactgtgtgtgtgtgtgtgtgtgtgtgtgtgtgtgtgtgtgtgacggccggcgagccgcaggacacgcttgtggagtttaactccggaaagacagttaaccacaggttcccgttaatcggAAAGCCCctactgtcacactaaatgcttgctcttgggggaaattactagaattgttgggtctttaggggctttccgaccggagggatttttgcagttcttagaactaaacgttcccAGAATACTTCtttcgtcgtgttccgacaggaaaaattgggggatttttaagttcctctggccgcagtagcgtacttttttagctcctacttcagagcagggtcttttcccttttcctaggtgtacatgattggtcgaacttataagtcacgctcattgccaactcggaacttgcagacagagcaacaaccaacaacgggacatttttaacaattttcaccatcttattcatcattaaattcacttctgacaacgttttaggcgagaaattaactttttagatttcgaatataggcagtcttgcgaaaattgatgccgaattgacaatttgcttcaaagttttcggagttgaggagctccatcaagtgaggcgacagccagcaagcgcctgccccgacctctagctcgtcgctcgggaagtcatgctcagacacctcgctgtgagctggaggtctctcagaccgctctcgtaaataagaggcttttatttcgccgttgacggtttgtttgtttaaatatcacaacacatgtccatcataagattaacgggaacctgtggttaactgtcttttcggagttaaactccacaaacgtgtcctgcggctcgtcagccgtcacacacatacagtcacacacacacacacaccgcagcaggcagaggcggggtctgttccgagtataataaagccccgtctgtgttgagcaaaacacgtgaattactacgagaatggacgtgcatttaatataggaaaagtgcacaagtattagcatcatttgttgttgtatgtggcgctaaggtctagtgacgacgctataaagaccgttgccgtgcttgcgtcacacccttacccctcctaccagtccctatggccacttggccagtgggaatgcaaactgaaaaaaagattttggggggagagtagttcttagaactgcttagtagtgtacttttcctctaaaaagtacaagtaaaaaGCCCCTTTTgttaattatagagtgtggtctagacctactcttatctgtaaagtgtcttgagataactcttgttatgatttgatactataaataaaatttaatgtAAATTAATAAAAGTATAGGAAGCACTTAATTTTATATTCAGCAGGTCCAATAGGAGTGTTACTAAATTTTCACTTTTCACCAAGTTTGTAATGGTAATGTAATGGTATGGTCCTCGTAGCAACTGGCTCTCTCTATTATATCCCTCTATTGACCTGAGAAAGGTGTAGACAGACACAATTCTGCGAAACAATTTGGGTTGACAAAGAGCTTCGCTATCCATTTCGAAAATTCACACGATTTGTCCCCTCGGATCCATCTTTTACGCAACGCCATAACCAACTGCTTGACAGGCAGCTAACTAGCAGCAAAATTAGCAGCAGGGAATGCTAACGctggacaaacaaaaacaaagtgaaagCCACTTTGAATAAATTAAACTGGCAAGCTGCAAACAAGTGAAGCGGTTCTGCAAGCTTAACGATGTTTAATTGGAGGTTAActcacacatccagcagactgGTGGCCACTTCTGCATCAGTTTTCAATCCATGTTCTGCTTTAAGTGCACGCCACCTTTTAAATGCTGATCCAATGTCCACTCGAGCCCTCTGCTTtgatttgcatgtttgtgtccgAGACAAACGGCTGCGTGTCTTGGGTCTGGTGGCCATATTTTACTACACATGCAGTGTACTGTCGAGACAAAAGCTGCATGCAGACCGTTTTGTtgagtggggggggggtcgTTAGACAAAGTACCTGAGTGAGGGGGTTGACATCGTCAGTTGACACTTCCTTGCAATGTTGCAAACTGctgtaacaacaaaaacacagactgtGTTACTTGTAGCTACACATTTAGATACAGATATTTAGAACAACTCACAATGCAGTACAGTGGCTGCTAATGCAAACGTTTAGCTACATGACATAAcactttttttccaatatcacttttaactcttgtgttgacttcgggtcaaattgacccgttttcagtttttgttttatatcagaaaatatgggacgtagaaatataagcgctgaaaatgtgtagaagttGGAAAGAGCAAAAACGTCGAGAAAAAAAAGgggtttttttcaaggttgacgggaagacaacacaagggttaagtctaGTTAAGTAAGACTTTTATTTCAGCAGTGTGCCTAAATGAGAATTCACATAACACAATTCAGTGGGGGGTGTGTAATTTAAGATGTTGTGTaagtttatgttgtgttttaacACGTAAAACACATACCTTATTTTCGCAGTCTTCAGACAACAATAACGAACATTGCTAACGTTACTTAAATACAATTCACTTTCAGATGTTACGAGCTAACGGTACACGTCAGCTTGTGGTTGGACAACAACAGCTGGGGACATGCATGAGTGGCTAAAACTGTTGTTTGTTTCGATAGAGCAACAGTCTGGAAACATTCTTAACGTTACTGCTAGCGTACCTTTAGCTGAAGCGTTTAAAATATAGTTTCCAAATATTCAGTCTATCTGGCAAATAGCCAATACTTGTAAGCAAGTAGCTAGCACTAGAGCTCGCGACCTACCTCgttcttcttcttcgtcttcttattctttttcgtcttcttctttttctttttcttcttcttcttcttcttcttcttcttcatcttcttcttttgGGTTTTACGGCAGTTGGCATCCTATGCGTTGCATTACTGCCTCCTACTGGTATTACTCGTCATTTATTATGTCATGTCATTACAATTTTCTAATTAGTCCGGTGCTTTTCAAACATGtatgtaaataatatatatgttTCCTCCCATTTACGGTGACCCCACTTTCACGGACATCTTCGACCCTGATTTCCACTGGTCCTAACTCATGTAGTCCTGATAACATGACCCTATTACTTCAAACCTCGAAtattgactgttgatttgtgtctatcctactgtctactttattccTTTAtaatgtccatatttaatgctgtcctttttttaaactttatccttgcactgctatatagtttttatattactgtgtctacattattctcgtatattgtccatatttaatgctggtctctagactttatccttgcactattggacttatttgcactaccaccatgacacccCCTCTCATAGAACACCTTACATAGAACACCTTACATAGAACACCTTACCATAGAACACCTTACCATAGAACACCTtaccatagagcaccttaccatagaACACCTtaccatagagcaccttaccatagaACACCTTACATAGAACACCTTACATAGAACACCTTACCATAGAACACCTtaccatagagcaccttaccatagaACACCTTACCATAGAACACCTTACCATAGAACACCTTACCATAGAACACTTTACCATAGAACACCTtaccatagagcaccttaccatagagcaccttaccatagaACACCTtaccatagagcaccttaccatagaACACCTTACCATAGAACACCTtaccatagagcaccttaccatagaACACCTTACCATAGAACACTTTACCATAGAACACCTTACCATAGAACACCTTACCATAGAACACCTtaccatagagcaccttaccatagagcaccttaccatagaACACCTTACCATAGAACACCTtaccatagagcaccttaccatagagcaccttaccatagagcaccttaccatagaACACCTTACCATAGAACACTTTACCATAGAACACCTtaccatagagcaccttaccatagaACACCTTACCATAGAACACCTTACCATAGAACACCTtaccatagagcaccttaccatagaACACCTTACCATAGAACACCTTACCATAGAACACCTtaccatagagcaccttaccatagaACACCTtaccatagagcaccttacaTAGAACACTTTACCATAGAACACCTtaccatagagcaccttaccatagaACACCTTACCATAGAACACTTtaccatagagcaccttaccatagaACACCTtaccatagagcaccttaccatagaACACCTTACCATAGAACACTTTACCATAGAACACCTtaccatagagcaccttaccatagaACACCTtaccatagagcaccttaccatagaACACCTTACCATGGAGCACCTTACCATAGAACACCTtaccatagagcaccttaccatagagcaccttaccatagaACACCTTACCATAGAACACTTTACCATAGAACACCTTACCATAGAACACCTtaccatagagcaccttaccatagaACACCTTACCATAGAACACTTTACCATAGAACACCTTACCATAGAACACCTTACCATAGAACACCTtaccatagagcaccttaccatagaACACCTTACCATAGAACACCTtaccatagagcaccttacctgccctgtcactgcaagcgtctcatgcttatacatcacttagtacattcatgtggattttttatttagtatcttttcttttattgtccataatattcaagtggatttttttgctgttatttgttattttatcatcctgtttatgtgtgaatgttgtgtgtgatgtcttaaagatatgggaccttgaatttcccctatctatcgatctatctatctatctatctatctatctatctatctatctatctatctatctatctacctatctatctatctatcgatctatcgatctatcgatctatcgatctatctatctctctatct
This window of the Sander lucioperca isolate FBNREF2018 chromosome 21, SLUC_FBN_1.2, whole genome shotgun sequence genome carries:
- the LOC118494178 gene encoding uncharacterized protein LOC118494178 translates to CKVLYGKVFYGKVLYGKVFYGKVFYGKVFYGKVLYGKVFYGKVFYGKVFYGKVLYGKVFYGKVFYGKVFYGKVLYGKVLYGKVLYGKVFYGKVFYGKVLYGKVLYGKVFYGKVFYGKVFYGKVFYGKVFYGKVLYGKVFYGKVFYGKVLYGKVFYGKVLYGKVLYGKVFYGKVFYGKVFYGKVFYGKVFYGKVFYGKVLYGKVFYGKVLYGKVFYGKVFYGKVFYVRCSM